One part of the Gemmatimonadales bacterium genome encodes these proteins:
- a CDS encoding type II toxin-antitoxin system VapC family toxin: protein MIFVDSNIPMYLVGAPHPHKSDAQRLLERCIAGGERLVTDAEVLQEILHRYVAIKRRDAIQPAFDAVLGVVDEVLPVTLAEVEQAKTIVQGWERLSARDALHLAVMERHNITSILSFDTGFDGFPGVSRAS, encoded by the coding sequence GTGATCTTCGTCGACTCCAACATCCCGATGTACCTCGTCGGGGCGCCGCACCCGCACAAGAGCGACGCGCAGCGCCTCCTCGAACGCTGCATCGCCGGCGGCGAGCGCCTGGTCACCGACGCCGAGGTCCTCCAGGAGATTCTCCACCGCTACGTGGCCATCAAGCGTCGCGACGCCATCCAGCCCGCCTTCGACGCGGTGCTCGGCGTAGTGGACGAAGTTCTCCCCGTCACCCTCGCCGAGGTCGAGCAGGCGAAGACCATCGTGCAGGGCTGGGAGCGACTGTCCGCGCGCGATGCCTTGCACCTCGCGGTGATGGAGCGGCACAATATCACCAGCATCCTGAGCTTCGACACCGGATTCGATGGTTTCCCCGGCGTGAGCCGAGCGTCCTGA